The Antedon mediterranea chromosome 7, ecAntMedi1.1, whole genome shotgun sequence genome has a segment encoding these proteins:
- the LOC140054789 gene encoding uncharacterized protein gives MEVARNNPVGFPWIYCLSHAGFDTTQYLMAEIVSVEILDPPIEDIYYGHGILTDKYQNIDAYFTKTCVNNYDCDQDSISGCTFADLAKSRITLTKYEIGTNYHEEKKTEFYLKVMEFSLLSTEQFSQMNVDDENYILDKRRVKFVGNNSEDSIYNLSNLCNFANDSRMEMNSEYETQESNNNMENIGTINAEETGGLIIYKDDLELELLSSSEEELLEEEIEELGIRKLENPEIVLLKNLELLSSEGELVEEEIQEELGSGKLENPEVVLLRNVQLELLSSEGEVVEEEIEEELGSKGIDNNNVVQRNLNEENTTNNSKTRKELNSFEVEELNGLEASSLGELVENRNENGTKEWKGLEEDCDTSNQSSSMASQASKIYFSTRKYRNKRRLLEINDKKAYNIQRCSADNRHKTSDDTQHELSDGIQHELADNTPELADDIQHELADDIQHELADDIQHELADDIQHELADDIQHGLADDIQHELADDIQHELADDIQHELADDTAYELPDDTAPELADDTAHELADDSLKLENIVIIYKEDLQLELIEDDEEYADESSELIRSNSIIECDSETGDSFVISASDSSLYPSQKESNIFGSASFTLDSHLPDCVRTCSTVSQQDVSSTNKNHEECLKSNQAKHTLLEDWTQDSMILIQDTPTMNKSNCNQSTNLEMAVVITEKCSEDQNQKTETQSGSRKTNCEQSLDRISNVTNCARLQDSQSTAKRKKVEHLEKASCSQPAKKRKTNLSLSSTSKVNDGNDIPHSSNQIAATSSKMSDVCRKQTEQCNPKKPKTNHVAKEPKTNHASQKHKQHNESSEDLFLWCIEYLKI, from the exons ATGGAAGTTGCAAGGAATAACCCAGTCGGTTTCCCTTGGATTTACTGTTTGAGCCATGCTGGCTTTGATACAACTCAATATTTGATGGCGGAAATTGTTTCTGTGGAG attttagaTCCTCCAATTGAAGATATTTACTATGGACATGGAATTTTGACCGATAAGTATCAGAATATTGATGCATATTTCACCAAAACTTGTGTAAACAATTATGATTG TGATCAGGATAGTATTTCAGGATGTACATTCGCAGACCTTGCCAAATCACGTATTACTCTTACTAAGTATGAAATTGGAACTAATTACCATGag gAAAAAAAGACAGAATTCTATCTCAAAGTGATGGAATTTAGCTTACTTAGCACTGAACAATTCTCTCAAATGAATGTCGATGATGAGAATTACATATTAGACAAAAG ACGTGTGAAGTTTGTAGGAAATAATTCTGAAGACAGTATTTACAACTTATCCAACTTATGCAATTTTGCGAATGATTCTCGTATGGAAATGAACTCCGAGTATGAAACGCAGGAATCTAACAATAACATGGAAAACATTGGTACTATAAACGCAGAAGAAACAGGTGGGCTGATTATTTACAAAGACGATTTAGag CTTGAGCTTTTGTCTTCCTCGGAGGAAGAATTACTGGAAGAAGAAATTGAAGAATTGGGAATTAGAAAACTAGAAAACCCAGAAATTGTACTACTAAAAAAC CTTGAACTTCTATCATCTGAGGGAGAACTGGTTGAAGAAGAAATTCAAGAGGAATTAGGAAGTGGAAAACTAGAAAACCCAGAAGTTGTATTACTAAGAAACGTACag CTTGAACTTCTGTCCTCTGAGGGAGAAGTGGTTGAAGAAGAAATTGAAGAAGAATTGGGAAGTAAAGGAATAgacaataataatgttgtacAGAGAAACTTAAATGAAGAAAATACCACAAACAATAGTAAAACAAGAAAAGAACTAAATTCATTTGAAGTAGAAGAACTAAATGGACTGGAGGCTTCCAGTTTGGGAGAACTGGTAGAAAATCGAAATGAAAATGGAACCAAAGAATGGAAAg gTTTAGAAGAAGACTGTGATACAAGTAACCAATCATCGAGTATGGCCTCACAAGcgagtaaaatatatttttctacaAGAAAATATAGAAACAAACGCAGACTTCTTGAGATAAATGATAAAAAAGCATACAATATTCAACGTTGTTCGGCAGATAACAGACATAAAACATCAGACGATACACAACATGAATTGTCAGATGGTATACAGCATGAATTGGCAGACAATACACCAGAATTGGCAGATGATATTCAGCATGAATTGGCAGATGATATTCAGCATGAATTGGCAGACGATATTCAGCATGAATTGGCAGACGATATACAGCATGAATTGGCAGATGATATACAGCATGGATTGGCAGATGATATACAGCATGAATTGGCAGATGATATACAGCATGAATTGGCAGATGATATTCAGCATGAATTGGCAGACGATACAGCATATGAATTGCCAGACGATACAGCACCTGAATTGGCAGACGATACAGCACATGAATTGGCAGATGATAGTTTAAAACTggaaaatattgtaataatttacaAGGAAGACTTGCAG cTTGAGTTGATTGAGGATGACGAAGAATATGCTGATGAATCTTCTGAATTGATTCGCTCGAACTCCATCATCGAGTGCGACTCTGAGACCGGCGACTCATTCGTTATAAGTGCCAGTGATTCCTCACTTTACCCAAGTCAAAAAG AATCTAACATCTTTGGTTCAGCATCTTTCACGCTTGACAGCCATTTACCAGATTGTGTGAGAACTTGTTCGACCGTTTCACAGCAAGATGTTTCAAGTACCAACAAAAACCACGAAGAATGTTTAAAGAGCAACCAAGCGAAACATACTTTGTTGGAAGATTGGACGCAGGATAGCATGATATTGATACAAGATACGCCCACAATGAACAAATCAAATTGTAACCAATCTACAAATCTTGAAATGGCTGTGGTAATCACGGAAAAATGTTCAGAGGATCAAAATCAGAAAACTGAAACCCAAAGCGGGTCTCGGAAAACAAATTGTGAACAAAGTTTGGATAGAATAagtaatgttacaaattgcgcTCGATTACAAGATTCACAATCTACcgcaaaaagaaaaaaagttgaACATTTAGAAAAAGCTTCATGCTCACAACCAGCTAAGAAACGGAAGACTAATTTATCCCTTTCAAGCACCAGTAAAGTGAATGATGGAAATGATAtaccacattcgtccaatcaaatcgCTGCAACTTCAAGTAAAATGTCAGATGTATGTAGAAAACAAACTGAACAGTGTAATCCTAAAAAGCCCAAAACCAATCATGTTGCCAAGGAGCCTAAAACTAACCATGCTTCACAAAAG CACAAGCAGCACAACGAATCCTCGGAAGACTTGTTTCTCTGGTGTATTGAGTATCTCAAGAtctga
- the LOC140054212 gene encoding ras-related protein Rab-39B-like: protein MNDMSGDQLAGLPPEVIWEYQFRMILVGDSTVGKSCLLRRFCDGKFVETSDPTVGVDFYARLIEVAPGRRVKLQLWDTAGQERFRSITTSYYRNSVGVLLVFDISNRKSFEHLQEWFLEAQENVIYPRSVVYMIIGHKSDLKELRQVAAEEGEKFAKAYGMKYIETSAKACINVEAAFSVMAKEIYVKLQEGEVEMHEGWDGIKGGFSTPRETLRLEEPPQRQRICC, encoded by the exons atgaacgATATGAGTGGGGATCAATTGGCAGGGTTGCCACCAGAAGTTATATGGGAGTACCAATTTCGAATGATTTTGGTTGGGGATTCAACGGTAGGAAAATCGTGTTTGTTGCGACGATTTTGTGATGGTAAATTTGTAGAAACTTCAGACCCTACTGTAGGTGTAGATTTTTATGCAAGACTTATAGAAGTTGCACCAGGTAGACGAGTTAAACTGCAGCTATGGGATACAGCAGGTCAAGAACGTTTTAG ATCTATAACAACGTCCTACTATCGCAATTCTGTAGGAGTATTGCTCGTTTTTGACATTTCAAATCGTAAAAGTTTCGAGCATCTACAGGAATGGTTCCTAGAGGCTcaagaaaatgtaatttaccCAAGAAGCGTTGTGTACATGATAATCGGTCACAAAAGTGATTTAAAAGAATTACGACAAGTAGCTGCGGAAGAAGGCGAGAAGTTTGCGAAAGCTTACGGAATGAAGTATATAGAAACATCCGCGAAAGCATGTATTAACGTAGAGGCTGCGTTTTCGGTGATGGCTAAAGAAATTTACGTGAAACTTCAAGAAGGAGAAGTGGAGATGCACGAAGGATGGGATGGCATTAAAGGTGGTTTCTCAACTCCGAGAGAAACTTTGCGACTAGAAGAGCCACCACAAAGACAACGGATATGTTGTTGA
- the LOC140055007 gene encoding solute carrier family 35 member F1-like yields MSCQPGPGCEQFCSKLRKVFNRDFIKLLIGGQILSLLICGTGVTSQLLNSEHGINAPTTQSFLNYLLLTIVYCTQLCFRSDNNNFYHICRNRGWKYLLVALIDVEANYMVVKAYQYTTLTSVQLLDCISIPAVLLLSYVILKTKFFANHIIGIIVCLIGVPLMVWADLKTGRSHTNGSDKLLGDMLCIVGASLYGVSNVAEEYAVRFYSRTEFLGLIGLFGSFICGIQLIILEREELMTFAWNWQAILLLLGFAICLFSLYSLMPTVIRLSSAMAVNLSLLTADIYGLLIGLFVFHYHFSFLYFFSFVTIVCGIIVYSMRKTEVAVPPTNYREFSNEDDNDADVTGDTDDVDAIHQSARKCLNGDQTVENP; encoded by the exons atgaGTTGCCAACCTGGTCCTGGTTGTGAACAATTTTGTTCAAAATTACGGAAAGTTTTTAACAG AGATTTTATAAAGTTGTTGATAGGAGGTCAAATTTTATCTTTACTGATTTGCGGAACGGGTGTAACGAGCCAACTGTTGAATTCTGAACATGGAATAAATGCTCCAACAACTCAAAGTTTTCTCAACTATTTGCTACTCACTATTGTGTATTGCACCCAGCTTTGTTTTAGATCagacaataataatttttatcatATATGTCGTAATCGCGGTTGGAAATATTTGCTTGTGGCGTTAATCGATGTTGAAGCTAATTACATGGTTGTAAAAGCATATCAATACACAACACTGACCAGTGTACAG CTTTTAGATTGCATCTCAATACCTGCTGTTTTATTGCTGTCGTATGTTATTTTAAAGACCAAGTTTTTTGCCAACCACATCATAGGCATAATTGTATGCTTGATTGGAGTTCCGCTTATGGTCTGGGCTGACCTCAAAACTGGACGTTCACATACTAATG GGTCTGATAAGTTACTTGGTGATATGCTATGCATTGTGGGTGCATCGTTGTATGGTGTATCAAACGTGGCCGAAGAGTATGCTGTGCGGTTTTACTCACGGACAGAATTTCTTGGGCTTATTGGTTTATTTGGAAGTTTCATCTGTGGCATTCAACT AATTATTTTAGAACGTGAAGAGTTAATGACATTTGCATGGAATTGGCAAGCTATTTTACTACTGCTTGGTTTTGCAATATGCCTTTTCAGTTTATATTCCTTGATGCCAACCGTAATCAGACTTAGCAGCGCCATGGCCGTTAACTTGTCATTACTAACGGCAGATATTTATGGTCTTCTGATTGGTCTATTTGTTTTTCATTATCAT TTTTCGTTTTTGTATTTCTTCTCGTTTGTGACAATCGTCTGCGGAATCATCGTGTACAGTATGAGGAAAACTGAAGTTGCTGTGCCGCCAACTAATTATCGCGAGTTCAGTAATGAAGACGACAACGATGCGGATGTTACCGGTGATACTGACGATGTAGACGCTATCCACCAGTCAGCAAGGAAGTGCTTAAACGGCGATCAAACTGTTGAAAATCcataa
- the LOC140054421 gene encoding dynein light chain Tctex-type 1 yields the protein MDDFQSPEETAFVVDEVSNIIKEAVEGTIGGNAYQHNKINQWTSNVVEQCLNQLTKLGKPFKYIVSAVIMQKNGAGLHTASSCFWDNTTDGSCTVRWENKTMYCIVSIFGLAI from the exons ATGGATGATTTTCAGTCCCCAGAAGAG ACTGCTTTTGTGGTGGATGAAGTGAGCAACATCATCAAAGAAGCTGTTGAAGGTACAATTGGAGGAAATGCCTATCAACATAACAAAATTAACCAATGGACGTCGAACGTAGTGGAACAATGTCTCAACCAATTGACTAAATTAGGGAAACCCTTTAAATATATAG tGTCTGCTGTCATAATGCAAAAGAATGGAGCTGGTCTACACACAGCaagttcatgtttttgggataACACAACAGATGGTAGTTGTACTGTGAGATgggaaaataaaacaatgtacTGTATTGTTAGTATCTTTGGATTAgcgatataa